The Methanobrevibacter sp. genome includes the window GTAATGATAATATTGCTCTTCCAAATATAACAGTTCATTCATTAATGTTTCGGATATGTATTGGCCCCCATACTCACCATATCTTCCTTTACTCAATTTATTACCTCCATAATCTCTTTAATTTTACCTTCATCTTTAAATCCGTCAGTTTCAAGGCTGGAACTTAAATCAATAGCATAAGGATTAAATTCTAAAATTGCTTCCCTGACATTAAGAGAATTAATTCCTCCTGCTAAAAAAAACTCTTTTTTTAAGTCTTTTCTGATTAAACGCCAATCAAAGGTTTTACCACTGCCTTTACCACTATCTAAAAGTAAATAATCAGCTAATGAATCATCATATTTTAACAAATCATTATTTTCCGCCATTTCAATAGCTTTAATAATTTTTAGTTCATTATCAGTTCTTTCTTTTAAAATATTAATATACTCCTCACTTTCATTGCCATGAAGCTGAGCAATTTCTATAGTCTTCGCATTAAATAACTCTAAAATTTCATCAATGCCTGCATTTACAAAAACGCCTACTGAAACTATATCTGAACTTAAATTGCTTTTTAAATCTGCAGCAAGCTCATGTGAAACTTGTCTTTTTGAATTAGCAAATACGAACCCAATGTAATCCGGTTTATACTTATTCACGATATCAATATCTTCAAAACGCCTGATTCCACAGATTTTAATCTTAACCATTTTTCAACTCCAAAATCATAGCCTTCTTATCATCGCATTTCATTAAAGTTTCGCCAATTAAAACTGCATCGACATCATTTTCTTTTAATTTCCTAACATCTTCCGGTGTTTTAATCCCACTTTCAGAAATAAATATGACATCTCCACTTACACATCTACGTAGGCTAATACTATTTTCAATGTCTACAGTGAAATCATTCAAGTTCCTATTATTCACGCCTATTATTTCAGCACCTACATTCAAAGCTGTCCTAATTTCATCACCATCATGTGTTTCAACGATAGCAGAAAGACCCAAATCATGAGCCAAATCCAAAAATTTCTTCAATTCTACAATGGACAATATAGAAACAATCAATAATACACAAGAAGCTCCCAATAATTTAGCTTCCCAAATCATGTACTCGTCAATTACAAAATCTTTTCTCAAAATTGGAATGTTCACATTCTGTGCGATTTCTTTCAAATAATCATCAGATCCTTTGAAAAAGTAGGGTTCTGTCAAAACGGAAATCGCTGATGCCCCTGCATTTTCATATTCCTTTGCAATGTTCACATAATCAAAATCTTCAGCGATTAATCCCTTTGAGGGAGAAGCCCTTTTAACTTCCGCAATAATGGAAATCTCATTTTCACTTAATGCCTTTTTAAAAGGGAAATCTTGAGTAATTTCCAATTGTTTGACTTCTTCCTTAAGTTCCTCAAGAGACTTATTCTTTTTTGACTGTGATACCCTTTCTTTAGTTTTATCAACAATTTCTTCCAACATGATAATCAACTATTTGTAATTTCAATAAATTTTTCCAATTGCTTTAAGGCTTTTCCAGAGTCAATTAGCTCTTCTGCCAATTCAACACCTTCGCGTAAAGAATCTACTTTTCCAGCGGAATATAATCCTGCAGCTGAATTTAATAAAACAGCATTTCTTTTAGGACCCTTTTCACCATTTAAAATTGACAATGTTATTTTTGCATTCTCCTTTGCATCTCCACCAACAAGATCCTCTTTTGATGCCAGTTCCATGCCGAAATATTCCGGTGAAATTTCATAAGACATTATATTGCCATCCTTAAGTTCGCAAACTGCAGTTTTATCGCTGACTGAAATTTCATCCATTCCATCCAAACCATAAACAGTCAATGAAGATTTAACACCCAAATTCTTTAAAACTTCAGTCAATGGTTCTACAAGTTCCTTTTCATAAACTCCCAATACCTGCATTGTTGCTCCGGCAGGGCTTGTTAAAGGCCCCAATATATTAAATATTGTTCTGATTGACAATTCCTTACGGACCCCCGCAACATACTTCATGGCCAAATGATAATTTTGAGCAAACAAGAAACATAAATTGATTTCCTTTAAACATCTTAAGCTTTTTTCAGGTTCAATGTAAATATTAACACCCAATTCTTCCAATACATCAGCAGCACCGCATTTACTTGATGCAGACCTATTTCCATGTTTTGCTACAGGAACTCCTGCTGATGAAATGACAATTGATGATGTGGTGGATATGTTAAATGTGTTTGAACCGTCACCACCTGTCCCGACAATTTCCAAAACTTCCTCGTCGTTCAATAATCTTACACAATGAGCCCTCATTGCTTCAGCGGAAGCTGTTATCTCTTCAATTGTTTCTCCTTTCATTGACATTGCAGTTAAATATGCACTCATCTGGACTTCGCTTGCTTCGCCACTCATGATTTCATCCATAGTCTGATAGGCTTCATCATAAGTTAAATTTTCATGTTTGTACACTTTTAAAATAGCTTCTTTAATCATAAAATCCCTTTATCTACTTTTTCTAAAAAATTACTGATAATAGTTAATCCATCTGGAGTTAAAATTGATTCAGGATGAAATTGAAGTCCATAAATATTGTAATCTTTATGTTTAACCGCCATGACTTCCCCATCATCTTTCGCTTTTGATATTATCTCCAAACAATCTGGAATAGTGTCCTTTAATAAACTTAAGGAATGATATCTGCCAACAGTTATCTCACTTGGCAATCCTTTAAATATAAAATCATAATCGAGAGAAATTTTTGAAGATTTGCCGTGCATTAATCTTTTTGCATGAGACACTGTGCCTCCAAAGGCTTCACAGATTGCCTGGTGGCCTAAACAAACCCCAAGAATAGGAATTTTATCGCAAAATTCCTTTACGACATCAATGCAAATTCCAGCATTTTCCGGCCTTCCAGGACCGGGAGATAAAATTATTGCATCCGGGTTTAAACGAGAGATTTCGCCAAGAGTTATTTTATCATTTCTAAAAACAGCAAGGTCATCATCAACCTCTCCGATTAATTGGAACAGATTATATGAAAAACTGTCATAGTTATCAATTAAAAGAATCATTCTATCCCCCCATCTGCAATTTCTAATGCATTTATAACGGCGGCCGCCTTATTTAAGCTTTCATCAAATTCAGTTTCAGGCACACTATCAGCAACAATGCCTGCCCCAGAACGGATGAAAACTTTATTTTTCCTTGCAAAAGCTATCCTAATAGAAATGCATGTGTCAATATTTCCGCTTAAATCAACGTATCCAATAGCTCCACCATATATGCCTCTCTTATTATTTTCAAGCTCATTTATAATTTCACAGGCTCTTATTTTTGGAGCTCCAGACAATGTTCCTGCAGGGAGAATTGAATCGATTGCTACAAGGGAATCCAAATCGCCTCTTAGAGTGCCGCTAACTGTAGACCCAATATGCATCACATGTGAAAATCTCTCTACAGACAGGTACTTGTCAACATTGACAGAGCCTATTTCAGATATTCTTCCAATATCGTTTCGTCCCAAATCAACCAACATGTTATGTTCAGCCAATTCCTTTTCGTCTGCAAGCAATTCCTTTTCGAGTTCCAAATCCTCCTCTTCGGTCTTTCCACGAGGCCTTGTTCCTGCAAGGGGGAAAGTATACAATTTTCTATCAGTTAATTTTACTAAAGTTTCAGGAGAAGCACCGGCTATTTCAATATCATCGCTTGAGAAATAGAACATGTATGGAGAAGGATTTGTAGTCCTTAAAACCCTATATGTATCAAATAAACTCCCTGAAATATCCGCTTCAATCCTATTTGATAAAACAACCTGGAAAATGTCTCCCTCCTTAATGTAATTTTTGGCTTTTGAAACCATGCCGCAATATTTTTCTTTTGAAAATGCTGGTTTAAAATCTGATTTTAATTTTAATGGCTCGATTTCGGCTTTTTTGCCATTTTTAATTAAATCTGCTAAATTCCTTAAGTCTTCACAAGCCTTTTCATAATTGTTTTCCAAATCATCAGTTTTCATGTTTGAAATTAAGATAATCTTTTGCTTGAAATTGTCAAAGGCTATGACCTTATCAAACAACATTATATCAATGTCTTTGAACTGATCCTGGTTTTCAGCATCCAAGTTTAATGAAGGTTCAGCGTATTTTATATAATCATAAGCAAAATAGCCGACAAAACCTCCTGTAAATGGAGGCAAGTAATCCAGTTTTGGAGATTTGTTCAATTTAATCAAATCCCTAATGATTTCGCTTGGATTATCTGTTCCAATGACGATTTCATCATCAGTTAATCTCTCAAATTTATCGTCACCTTTAATGTGAACAACACCGTTTTGACATGTGAACTCCAACACAGGATTAAAGCCTAAAAAACTGTATCTTCCCCATTTTTCGACATCTTCAATACTTTCCAATAAGTAACAGTGCTTGCTTGTTGCTTTTAAAACTCTTAAAACTTCTATAGGAGTGGCCATATCTGAAAACAATTCACAGAATATGGGAATCCTCTTATACTCTTCATTTTTTGATATATTTTTTACTTCTTCTAAACTTGGGGAAAACATATAATCACATTATTCTAATTCTAATAGTATATAGTATAATGTACTATTTAAAACCTTGTTGTAACTTTTTGTACATTGATGAATATTTCAAAAAAAATATGCTACATCTTATCCTGTTCTTGGCTAAATTGAATAACGATTTTTTTAATTTCCCTACTTTCCAGATAAGGAAGCTTTTCTGTTATTTCCTTTTCCAAATCCCTATTCAATTGCAACCTTTTCTCAACATATTCCTCACCATCAAGTTCGGCCTTGTACTGTTTATTCAAATTGGAATATTTAGTGATTAAAGGTTGAAGAATATTGCCGATATCTTCATCCAATCTGTCATTGATAATCTTTCTTTTTCTTATTTCAGTCACATAACCCAGAACGGTAATGAAAAATCCTAAAACCGTAACTGTCAAAGCAGGAACAAAAATCTTCTGATTACCAATGAAGACTATTGTAAAAAAAATTCCTATAAATATCAGAACAATTCCAATTTTTCTTATATCCATGTTAAAGATATTATAATTTATTAATATTTAATATTTTTTCAATTCTTCAATGATTGAACTTAACAACAACCATGTGGAAATGATTGCCAAAACACCTACAAAACCCATCACGAAATAATTTGTAAATAAAATATTATTCACATCACTTAATCTGATTATTTCAGCGAATAAATTGTTTAAGAAATGAGCAAAGATGGGAACGAAAATATTTTCTGTTTTAAGATATAATATGGCCATGCAAATTGCAAAAACAAATGCGGAAATCATCCCTCCAAAACTATGAAGGGCACCAAACAGCAATGAAGTAATCAGCACTGCAAAGACTGTTGGAATAAACAATTTAAATTTATTTAAAAAAACGCCTCTAAACAACAATTCCTCAGAAATTGGAGAAACGACAACAGTAGTGAGAAAACTGCCAACCATCGGCAAATAATCTATTGACATTGAAGGTATCGAAAAGTTAACTAAAAAATCCAGAGATGGAAAATTATTAATCAAAGCCACTGATACATACAGCATCCCATATGAAAAGAAAATATTTAAAAATACGATTAATAATATGTATCTCAAATGCATTTTTGAAAAGACATTTTTCACATCCTCTTTTAAACCTTCAGTGCAATTTCTTAGTGAAAATACAAAATAAGCAATAATCAAAATATAGAACAGACTGCTGTCATTAACAATATTGAAGCAAGACAAAATGAAAAATATCACATATGCCAAAACAATGAAAATGGCAAAATCTATAATTTTAATGTTTTTTAGATTCTCATTCAATTCAGACATACTATCAAAATCAATCAATCAATTATGTAAAAGATAAATTACATCGAAAAACGGCACATATCCTAACCTAAACAACCACAATACAAATCCAAATCTCATTCAATCGTTTTCATCAAACGTAAAAACATCTTCAATAGAATTTTTACCTAAAATCTTTGTGATCTTATAGGCCAATAATAAGGAAGGATTATAACGAGCATTTTCTAAAGCATTTATTGTCTGACGAGTGACGCCAACAGATTCGGCCAACTCCTGTTGAGTCATGCCTTTTTCATGGCGAAACTGGCGTATTTTTGTTTCCATATACTCACCTATCATATAATCCATTGACTATATAGTTGTATTATTCTCTTTAAATAAAGCAATATAAATGTTTTGTATAATTTAACACTATAAATATGTAAAAACATATTATTTTAAAAGAAAAATTTTTACAAATTTTATAAAAAACGATGAAATTAAAAAAATTTAACAAAACAATTTCAAAATGCACATCTTAGATGTTAAAATATAATATAGAGAACGGTAATAATATAATATAGCATAATGAAAAAAAATGAGTTGATAAAAAATGGCAATACATCCTATTGAATTTAGGTATGGTACCCCAGAAATGAAAAGAATATGGGAAGAAGAAAATAAATTACAAAGAATGCTGGATGTGGAATCTGCATTAGCTCAAGCTGAAGGAAAACTTGGCATTATACCTCAAGAAGTAGCAGATGAAATCGCATCCAAAGCAACTACAGAATACGTAAAATTAGAACGAGTGAAAGCTATTGAAGCTGAAACCAATCACGATATTGCGGCTCTTTCTAAAGGAATTACAGAAGTATGTGAAAATGGCGCTGGAGAATATGTCCACTTTGGAGCTACCTCCAATGATATTGTAGACAGCTCCAACTCATTGCTTATTCGTGACTCAATTGAAGTGTTAAAAGAAAAATTAGAAAGATTGACTAAAATCATGCTCAAATTGACTGAAGAAAATAAAATGAAGGTGTGCATTGGACGTACTCACGGACAACATGCGCTTCCAACAACCTATGGAATGAAATTCGGTATTTGGGCGGATGAACTTCACAGGCAATATGAAAGGCTGGAACATGCTGAAGGCAATGTCTGCATTGGCATGATGGATGGGGCCGTAGGAACAACCGCCGCATTGGGCGAGCAAGGTTGGGAAATTCATAAAAGCGTTGCCGAAATATTGGGATTGCCTGCCGCCACAATTACAAACCAAGTTGTCCAAAGAGACAATCACGTTGAATTCATTAGCGTATTAGCCAATATCGCAAGTACCCTAGATAAAATCGGATTGGAAATTAGAAGCCTTCAGAGAACTGAACTCATGGAAGTTGGAGAATATTTCGACCCTGAAAAGCAAGTAGGAAGTAGCACAATGCCACACAAAATGAATCCTATTACAGCTGAAAGGATCTGTGGCGTTGCAAGAATTATTAAATCCTATGTAAATGCGGCCTTGGACAACAACCCCCTTTGGCATGAAAGAGACTTGACCAACTCCTCCTGTGAAAGGATAATGTTTCCGGAAAGCTGCATTTTAACTGACTATATCCTCAATTTAACTATAAAATTAATGAATAATTTAGTTTTCTACGATGAAAACATCGAAAGAAACCTGAACTTAACAAACGGTTTAATTATGGCTGAAAGACTAATGGCAGAACTTACCCGTGCTGGAATGGGAAAACAAACTGCATATGGAATTGTAAGAAAAAATGCAATTAAAGCCAATAAAGAAAAACTATTATTGGGTGAACTAATCTTACAAGACGAAGAAGTTCAGAAATATCTAACCGAAGAAGATGTCGAAAAGATAATGGACCCTCACACATATGTCGGGTCCATATCAATAATAATTGACGAATTACTTGAAAAATCCAAGAATTGGTTTTAGGTGAAAAAAATGACTAGTATAAAAGAATTAAAATCTATTGATTTATCTTCCTTTACAGTAAATATAACTGGAATTTCCATATTGTTTGCTATTCTAGCAGCAATAGTGATTACCTTAGCAATTGGAATTATGAACGTTAGTGCAATCATGGTTGCGATTTACCTTATCCCAACAATTGTCGTTGGCACCTTCATGGTGACCATATACTATGCATTTTCCAGCGGATTGTTATACAATACCCTAGCTAAAAAATTGAATCCAATTAAATTAACATTTGAAGATAATGGAGAACTCGTAAAAATTTCAACAACCGAAACTGCAATAATGACTTCAATAATAGCTACACTCCAAGTAATAATATTTTACTTAGCAACAATGCTGATATTACCATTACTTCTCAATACTGTTGTGCAAACATTATTGTTCTCAGGTCAGCAAATGCTTGCATTCTTGATGTACCAGTACATGCTAATTTTAAGCCAACCTACCACAATCGCAATAATCATCTTCGGTACATTCATCATTACATTCATACTTGTTTTGCTTGGATGTTACATCTACAATGCTTTTGCAAAAACAGGCAGAGGAGCTGTAATAAGCTTGTCTGAAGAAGATGGCATGACTGCTATCGAATCAATTGACATAATGAAATTTGCAATCGCATTCGGTATAGTTTACGGTATATTAAACTTGATTCTCACCCTCATAGGTGCAATCAGTGGAGGAGACATCGTGAACTTAATAATAAATATTATTGGAGGATTCGTTAGTGGAATTGTTAATGCTGCATTAATAGCATTGTTCTACAACATCGTTGCACCAAGAATCGCAAAAATAAAATTAGAATTAATTGATAGATAATCAATTAATTTTATTTCTTTCTTTTTTTATTTCAGGAACATATCTCTTAAGCATTAGAGATAACGTAATAACTGTCACGGAACTCATTGCCATAGCGAGCCCTGCCAGTGCCGGTTCAAAAGTAATGCCAAATGCAGGATATAAAACACCCGCCGCTACTGGAATCAAAATAGAGTTATAAGCGAAAGCCCAGAAAATATTTTCCTTAATCCTTCTCATTACCTTTTTGGAAAACTGCACTGCGGCAACAACATTTTCCAAATCGCCTTCCATAACAACAATATCCCCACTTTCCATAGCAATATCAGTTCCGTTACCCATAGCAACACCAATATCCGCTTGTGTTAAAGCCGGAGCATCATTGATACCATCCCCAACGAACAGCACTTTCTTGGTATTGTTCGCTTGAGTTTCCTTCACTATGCTTAACTTATTTTCAGGAAGAACACCAGCTCGCACATTGTCTATGCCAACTTCACGAGCCACATTAAGTGCAGTCGATTCATTGTCGCCCGTAAGCATATATGTTTCAA containing:
- a CDS encoding CPBP family intramembrane glutamic endopeptidase, whose protein sequence is MSELNENLKNIKIIDFAIFIVLAYVIFFILSCFNIVNDSSLFYILIIAYFVFSLRNCTEGLKEDVKNVFSKMHLRYILLIVFLNIFFSYGMLYVSVALINNFPSLDFLVNFSIPSMSIDYLPMVGSFLTTVVVSPISEELLFRGVFLNKFKLFIPTVFAVLITSLLFGALHSFGGMISAFVFAICMAILYLKTENIFVPIFAHFLNNLFAEIIRLSDVNNILFTNYFVMGFVGVLAIISTWLLLSSIIEELKKY
- the trpD gene encoding anthranilate phosphoribosyltransferase, with protein sequence MIKEAILKVYKHENLTYDEAYQTMDEIMSGEASEVQMSAYLTAMSMKGETIEEITASAEAMRAHCVRLLNDEEVLEIVGTGGDGSNTFNISTTSSIVISSAGVPVAKHGNRSASSKCGAADVLEELGVNIYIEPEKSLRCLKEINLCFLFAQNYHLAMKYVAGVRKELSIRTIFNILGPLTSPAGATMQVLGVYEKELVEPLTEVLKNLGVKSSLTVYGLDGMDEISVSDKTAVCELKDGNIMSYEISPEYFGMELASKEDLVGGDAKENAKITLSILNGEKGPKRNAVLLNSAAGLYSAGKVDSLREGVELAEELIDSGKALKQLEKFIEITNS
- the purB gene encoding adenylosuccinate lyase, which translates into the protein MAIHPIEFRYGTPEMKRIWEEENKLQRMLDVESALAQAEGKLGIIPQEVADEIASKATTEYVKLERVKAIEAETNHDIAALSKGITEVCENGAGEYVHFGATSNDIVDSSNSLLIRDSIEVLKEKLERLTKIMLKLTEENKMKVCIGRTHGQHALPTTYGMKFGIWADELHRQYERLEHAEGNVCIGMMDGAVGTTAALGEQGWEIHKSVAEILGLPAATITNQVVQRDNHVEFISVLANIASTLDKIGLEIRSLQRTELMEVGEYFDPEKQVGSSTMPHKMNPITAERICGVARIIKSYVNAALDNNPLWHERDLTNSSCERIMFPESCILTDYILNLTIKLMNNLVFYDENIERNLNLTNGLIMAERLMAELTRAGMGKQTAYGIVRKNAIKANKEKLLLGELILQDEEVQKYLTEEDVEKIMDPHTYVGSISIIIDELLEKSKNWF
- the trpC gene encoding indole-3-glycerol phosphate synthase TrpC yields the protein MLEEIVDKTKERVSQSKKNKSLEELKEEVKQLEITQDFPFKKALSENEISIIAEVKRASPSKGLIAEDFDYVNIAKEYENAGASAISVLTEPYFFKGSDDYLKEIAQNVNIPILRKDFVIDEYMIWEAKLLGASCVLLIVSILSIVELKKFLDLAHDLGLSAIVETHDGDEIRTALNVGAEIIGVNNRNLNDFTVDIENSISLRRCVSGDVIFISESGIKTPEDVRKLKENDVDAVLIGETLMKCDDKKAMILELKNG
- the trpE gene encoding anthranilate synthase component I; the encoded protein is MFSPSLEEVKNISKNEEYKRIPIFCELFSDMATPIEVLRVLKATSKHCYLLESIEDVEKWGRYSFLGFNPVLEFTCQNGVVHIKGDDKFERLTDDEIVIGTDNPSEIIRDLIKLNKSPKLDYLPPFTGGFVGYFAYDYIKYAEPSLNLDAENQDQFKDIDIMLFDKVIAFDNFKQKIILISNMKTDDLENNYEKACEDLRNLADLIKNGKKAEIEPLKLKSDFKPAFSKEKYCGMVSKAKNYIKEGDIFQVVLSNRIEADISGSLFDTYRVLRTTNPSPYMFYFSSDDIEIAGASPETLVKLTDRKLYTFPLAGTRPRGKTEEEDLELEKELLADEKELAEHNMLVDLGRNDIGRISEIGSVNVDKYLSVERFSHVMHIGSTVSGTLRGDLDSLVAIDSILPAGTLSGAPKIRACEIINELENNKRGIYGGAIGYVDLSGNIDTCISIRIAFARKNKVFIRSGAGIVADSVPETEFDESLNKAAAVINALEIADGGIE
- a CDS encoding aminodeoxychorismate/anthranilate synthase component II, with product MILLIDNYDSFSYNLFQLIGEVDDDLAVFRNDKITLGEISRLNPDAIILSPGPGRPENAGICIDVVKEFCDKIPILGVCLGHQAICEAFGGTVSHAKRLMHGKSSKISLDYDFIFKGLPSEITVGRYHSLSLLKDTIPDCLEIISKAKDDGEVMAVKHKDYNIYGLQFHPESILTPDGLTIISNFLEKVDKGIL
- a CDS encoding helix-turn-helix transcriptional regulator, translated to METKIRQFRHEKGMTQQELAESVGVTRQTINALENARYNPSLLLAYKITKILGKNSIEDVFTFDEND
- a CDS encoding phosphoribosylanthranilate isomerase, whose translation is MVKIKICGIRRFEDIDIVNKYKPDYIGFVFANSKRQVSHELAADLKSNLSSDIVSVGVFVNAGIDEILELFNAKTIEIAQLHGNESEEYINILKERTDNELKIIKAIEMAENNDLLKYDDSLADYLLLDSGKGSGKTFDWRLIRKDLKKEFFLAGGINSLNVREAILEFNPYAIDLSSSLETDGFKDEGKIKEIMEVIN